From a single Pieris rapae chromosome 17, ilPieRapa1.1, whole genome shotgun sequence genomic region:
- the LOC110999530 gene encoding gem-associated protein 6-like: MDDISVQTYEFNASKEDPLFLNSLIFKYVKIHVLRDIVYHGYLESIDPLQYSVILSMTKGNECKKIFIPGHAVLNITVLDNFDSLKPKNNEVIFTAEDVLEKKQKMVSWFKKNLLPVIEEGENIVVGNISILPPYSENDICALNPIVATEVRKMILNMP; encoded by the exons ATGGATGATATTTCTGTTCAAACATATGAATTTAATGCTTCTAAGGAGGACCCGTTATTTCTTAACtctttaatctttaaatacGTTAAAATCCATGTCCTAAGAGATATTGTGTACCATGGGTATTTAGAATCTATTGATCCACTTCAATACAG tgtTATATTGAGTATGACAAAAGgaaatgaatgtaaaaaaatattcataccTGGACATGCTGTATTAAACATAACtgttttagataattttgattctttgaaaccaaaaaataatgaagtCATATTTACTGCGGAGGATGTCTTAGAAAAGAAACAGAAAATGGTATCATGGTTTAAGaagaatttattgccagtaATAGAAGAAGGAGAGAATATTGTTGTTGGTAACATTTCAATTCTACCACCATACAGTGAAAATGATATCTGCGCTTTAAATCCGATTGTTGCTACAGAAGttagaaaaatgattttaaacatgccataa